Proteins from a single region of Runella sp. SP2:
- a CDS encoding DM13 domain-containing protein: protein MKTTLTIISLALALVSCQQETVSVQTNTPTTPVGTVMMMNPSTFDATGQSLLYQGMFESAVHTTSGTVRVYEDKDKKRTLVFENFKTDAGPDLRIYLAEDKSVSNFIQVTNEVKNGNSSVAIPVNANLQKQNYVLIWCKQFSVLFGAAKLK from the coding sequence ATGAAAACTACACTGACAATTATCTCACTTGCTCTCGCTTTGGTTTCGTGTCAACAAGAAACCGTTTCTGTTCAAACTAATACCCCAACGACACCCGTCGGAACGGTAATGATGATGAATCCCAGCACGTTCGATGCCACGGGCCAATCGCTCCTTTACCAAGGTATGTTTGAAAGCGCAGTTCATACTACATCGGGCACAGTGCGAGTTTACGAAGACAAAGACAAAAAACGTACGTTGGTTTTTGAAAATTTCAAAACCGACGCTGGCCCTGACCTACGAATTTATCTCGCTGAAGACAAATCAGTTAGCAACTTTATCCAAGTAACAAACGAGGTTAAAAACGGTAATAGTTCGGTTGCCATTCCTGTGAATGCCAACCTTCAAAAACAAAATTATGTACTGATTTGGTGCAAACAATTTTCAGTTTTGTTTGGCGCTGCCAAATTAAAGTAA
- a CDS encoding Crp/Fnr family transcriptional regulator, whose translation MNLDTKYWYLRDHKLFSVLSSSELKSICMISNFKSAKKGEIILFSHDENTRVYFLKKGTLKIVEIDDKGNEVVKDVLQKGDIFGEFTLTESQSDEYAIAVSESVICCSFKMDDFEKMLEKNPQLSLSYTKWMGFRFKRLQNRYANLMFKDVRTRFKSFLEEWASKEGMDNSDEIILKNYLTHQDIASLICSTRQTVTQLFNELKEQGILDYSRTEIILKKVA comes from the coding sequence ATGAACCTCGATACGAAATACTGGTATTTGCGCGACCATAAGCTTTTCAGCGTCCTTTCTTCTTCCGAATTAAAATCCATTTGTATGATTTCCAATTTCAAATCGGCCAAGAAAGGAGAAATCATTTTGTTTTCACACGACGAAAATACCCGCGTGTATTTTCTAAAAAAAGGGACGTTGAAAATTGTTGAAATCGACGATAAAGGCAATGAGGTTGTCAAAGATGTGCTTCAAAAAGGAGATATTTTTGGGGAATTTACCCTGACCGAATCTCAATCTGATGAGTACGCCATTGCTGTTTCTGAAAGCGTGATTTGTTGCAGTTTTAAAATGGATGATTTTGAAAAAATGTTGGAGAAAAATCCTCAGCTAAGCCTCTCTTATACCAAGTGGATGGGTTTTCGTTTTAAACGCCTTCAAAATAGGTACGCCAATCTAATGTTTAAGGACGTTCGGACACGTTTCAAAAGCTTTTTGGAGGAGTGGGCTTCCAAAGAAGGAATGGACAATTCTGACGAAATTATCCTAAAAAATTACCTTACGCATCAAGACATCGCGAGTTTGATTTGTAGCACTCGCCAGACGGTCACTCAGCTTTTTAATGAATTGAAAGAACAAGGAATTTTGGATTATTCTCGTACGGAAATAATTCTAAAAAAAGTAGCCTAA
- a CDS encoding DinB family protein has product MTINASFAVLKQLHGLLSQLTTDEYTQKLPVLNGSSIGQHVRHTVEFFQCLFEGFSTGIINYDARKRNLLIETNLGYTLQLIGEISHLINNTSEGHLPIQLKVNFDDENFEIIETNFMRELVYMVEHSIHHFALIRVGIQVNFKHIQIDSDFGVAYSTIRHQQELSVSH; this is encoded by the coding sequence ATGACAATCAACGCCTCTTTTGCCGTTCTAAAGCAACTACACGGTCTGCTTTCGCAGTTAACCACCGACGAATATACCCAAAAACTACCCGTTTTGAACGGAAGCAGTATTGGGCAACACGTAAGGCATACCGTCGAATTTTTTCAGTGTTTGTTTGAAGGATTTTCAACGGGAATTATCAACTACGATGCCCGAAAAAGAAACCTGCTCATTGAAACCAATTTAGGTTATACTTTGCAACTTATTGGGGAGATTTCTCACCTTATTAATAATACTTCAGAAGGGCATCTTCCTATCCAGTTAAAAGTAAATTTTGACGATGAAAACTTTGAAATCATTGAGACTAATTTTATGCGTGAATTGGTGTATATGGTCGAACATTCTATTCATCATTTTGCCTTAATTCGAGTAGGTATTCAAGTGAATTTCAAACATATACAAATTGATTCTGATTTTGGAGTAGCTTATTCTACCATTCGTCACCAGCAAGAATTGTCAGTTAGTCATTAA
- a CDS encoding ThuA domain-containing protein → MKKIIKIVLGVIVGLVVLLSAVAGIFIYKVKNGFPVSYETEAPQITFPTDKPAILLFSKTTGFRHGASIDASKPVIADLAQKNNWYLYETEEGGVFNAEQLAKFSVVVFNNSTGEVINDEQKRVLEQYVENGGSLMGIHGAGDDSHHWDWYEKHLLGAKFSHHPLDPQFQMADILLDTPKDSLFSTLVPKWSNSDEWYVFFENPRKKGFNIVYTINGESINPSGNMLFVSTKNFGMGKDHPVAWYKQTGKGKTFYTSMGHNETAWQNTNFVKLIETALQWSAKKQPQ, encoded by the coding sequence TTCATTTACAAGGTTAAAAACGGATTTCCTGTGTCTTACGAGACCGAAGCGCCCCAAATCACGTTTCCAACGGATAAGCCTGCCATCCTGCTTTTTTCAAAAACGACAGGATTTCGTCACGGAGCGTCAATTGATGCTTCAAAGCCTGTGATTGCTGACTTGGCCCAGAAAAACAACTGGTATTTGTATGAAACGGAAGAAGGAGGGGTGTTTAACGCTGAACAGCTTGCGAAATTCAGCGTGGTTGTGTTTAACAATTCGACGGGCGAGGTCATTAATGACGAGCAAAAACGAGTGCTGGAACAGTACGTTGAGAACGGTGGCAGCCTGATGGGGATTCACGGTGCTGGTGACGACTCTCACCACTGGGATTGGTACGAAAAGCATTTGTTGGGGGCGAAGTTTTCGCATCACCCTCTCGACCCACAGTTTCAAATGGCCGATATTTTACTTGATACGCCCAAAGACAGCCTCTTCAGTACACTTGTACCCAAATGGTCTAATTCGGACGAGTGGTACGTATTTTTTGAAAATCCCCGCAAAAAGGGCTTCAATATCGTATATACCATCAATGGCGAAAGTATCAATCCGAGCGGAAATATGCTGTTTGTGTCCACCAAAAACTTTGGCATGGGCAAAGACCACCCCGTGGCTTGGTACAAACAAACGGGCAAAGGCAAGACTTTTTACACCTCGATGGGACACAACGAAACCGCTTGGCAGAACACCAATTTTGTAAAGTTGATTGAAACGGCTTTGCAGTGGAGCGCAAAAAAACAACCTCAATAA
- a CDS encoding YceI family protein translates to MLLTSVKKLFFGAMLLLALTSQAQVWKPTSASITFKIKHALGATADGSFKGFVGAVVFDPKELSSATIKASIDAKTIDTDLKIRDKTLRSDEYFDVEKYPKITMVSQKFEKGLKENDYVGTFSLTLKKTTKVIKIPFSFVQNGTTAQMKSTFQLNRVEYEIGEKSSLLGDVATISITLNVQQ, encoded by the coding sequence ATGCTTTTAACCTCAGTAAAAAAACTATTTTTTGGGGCAATGCTTTTACTGGCCTTGACTTCTCAAGCACAGGTTTGGAAACCGACCTCTGCCTCAATCACTTTCAAAATAAAACACGCATTGGGTGCTACTGCCGATGGCTCTTTTAAAGGATTTGTGGGAGCGGTCGTTTTTGACCCAAAAGAACTCTCCAGCGCCACCATCAAAGCGAGCATTGACGCAAAAACAATTGACACTGACCTCAAAATAAGAGACAAAACCTTGAGAAGTGACGAGTATTTTGACGTAGAAAAGTACCCAAAAATAACGATGGTTTCGCAGAAGTTTGAGAAAGGGTTAAAAGAAAATGATTACGTAGGTACGTTTAGCCTCACGCTAAAGAAAACGACCAAAGTCATAAAAATTCCCTTTTCATTCGTTCAAAACGGCACCACTGCCCAAATGAAAAGTACGTTTCAACTCAACCGAGTGGAGTACGAAATCGGGGAAAAAAGTTCGCTTTTGGGCGATGTAGCTACCATTTCTATTACATTAAATGTGCAACAATAA
- a CDS encoding NRDE family protein, protein MCVLTYFPYQENGFILTSNRDEAVSRKPAIPPKKYHIGGQQVFFPKDPKGGGTWIASSGDFTLCLLNGGFEKHVPQPPYKQSRGKVVLDFFTFLDVNNFTQQYDFEGIEPFTLVIIESTTDLTLTELRWNGTHLFSTLLDATLPRIWSSVTLYSPDIINAREQWFDEFKQQAIVPQKVIDFHHHGGSGDPKNDLKMNRNNTLKTISITQFVLNQLEFKMTYQDLQANNYLQYCIFKDSIGNSVLS, encoded by the coding sequence ATGTGCGTTTTAACTTACTTTCCATACCAAGAAAACGGCTTTATTCTCACCTCCAATCGTGACGAAGCCGTGTCGCGCAAACCCGCCATTCCTCCCAAAAAATACCACATCGGAGGGCAGCAAGTTTTTTTTCCAAAAGACCCCAAAGGTGGTGGCACGTGGATTGCCAGCAGCGGCGATTTTACCTTGTGCTTACTCAATGGCGGCTTTGAAAAACACGTTCCGCAGCCTCCTTACAAACAAAGTCGGGGAAAGGTAGTACTGGATTTTTTTACCTTTCTGGATGTCAATAATTTTACCCAACAGTATGATTTTGAAGGAATTGAACCGTTTACGTTGGTTATCATTGAAAGTACAACAGACCTCACCCTCACCGAACTACGCTGGAACGGCACCCATCTTTTTTCTACTTTACTCGATGCCACTTTGCCGCGTATTTGGTCTTCCGTTACACTTTATTCTCCTGACATTATCAACGCCCGCGAACAATGGTTTGATGAATTTAAGCAACAAGCCATTGTTCCCCAAAAAGTAATAGATTTTCATCATCACGGCGGAAGTGGTGACCCCAAAAACGACTTAAAAATGAATAGAAATAATACCTTAAAAACGATTTCAATTACTCAATTTGTACTCAATCAATTGGAGTTTAAAATGACCTACCAAGACCTTCAAGCAAACAATTATTTACAGTATTGTATTTTTAAAGACTCCATCGGAAATTCTGTACTTTCTTAG
- a CDS encoding PQQ-dependent sugar dehydrogenase translates to MKQVASKGKWVFAKAAVMLLSASHLMAQAPKASEAKEKAAKVTDVKEVRPEENRFTKVVLEEKLDEPMELTVLDKDRVLFIQRKGEIRLYNNKTKQLKTIAKLPVSLKYVNREGKESVAEDGVLGLGKDPNFAQNQWIYLYYSSTKGSYNVLSRFTMKGDELLLDSEKEMLKVETQREECCHTGGSIDWDKAGNMYLSTGDNTNPHASNGYSPSDERPGRSPWDAQKSSANTNDLRGKILRIKPQADGTYTIPEGNLFSPPAPNGGAKGWSATNVPPSGDRGLTRPEIYTMGHRNPFRISVDQKTGKLYWGDVGPDASKPDPNRGAAGTCEFGQASSAGNYGWPHFVGNNQPYNKFNFDTKQSGEKWDVFKPVNNSPNNTGLVQLPPAQGAMIWYSYAKSEEFPLLGAGGCNPMAGPVYNKDRFAKAERAFPSYYDGKFFAYEWMRGWVMAVSFDKDGNYASMEPFMPSYKFSNPMDMEFADNGDLYMLEYGSGWFTANDDARLIRIEYNGGNRKPKIEMAANQMGGAVPFNLKLSSKGTSDADGDVLKYTWKITSKAGFSKIVTAQDANVTLAKAGVYKATLTVDDGKGGVNSQSMEITAGNEPPVLSLDMPKSNKSFYVSNKPFNYDIKVNDKEDGSLGKGIEAENVAVSIDYLAEGFDKNMIAMGHRSADANALVATGKKLIQASDCMACHSVDKKSIGPTYRDVAKKYKGDNAALERLTKKVISGGSGVWGETAMAGHPQLSTGDASEMVKYILSISDEKPKSLPVNGTYLAKAPASDKSKGVYIVRAAYEDQGANGVPALRSEQTFYLRNSKVDPHTFDEYNEVNKMSFGGNNLAIPSKSGAYLGMKEVDLEGVSEVIMLASAPKPQVNAAGGLVELRLDSPTGKLIGKSEFLEPSDKMDFAPKVLKIPIAEPVNDRKLHNVYAVFQNPKADVATLMVVSGAEFKLPSIEAVEVEQPKEAAAPADFYAGSWETTVIGTPQGDAVMLLNLERKDGKLTGTIKPKTGDIPAETLEKVEEVDGKIMIYFKMSGFNINVNLEKVDADNLKGSMMGMFTTKATRRK, encoded by the coding sequence ATGAAACAAGTAGCTAGTAAGGGTAAGTGGGTGTTTGCAAAAGCGGCGGTGATGTTGCTTAGTGCATCTCACTTGATGGCTCAAGCCCCAAAGGCCAGTGAGGCGAAGGAAAAAGCCGCTAAAGTAACGGACGTGAAAGAGGTGCGCCCCGAAGAAAACCGTTTTACCAAGGTGGTATTGGAAGAAAAATTGGATGAACCAATGGAGTTGACCGTCCTCGATAAAGACAGGGTGTTGTTTATCCAACGTAAAGGGGAAATTCGCCTGTACAACAACAAAACCAAACAGCTGAAGACTATTGCCAAACTTCCTGTTAGTTTAAAATATGTCAATCGAGAAGGGAAAGAATCGGTGGCGGAAGATGGCGTTTTGGGGTTAGGCAAAGACCCTAATTTTGCTCAAAATCAGTGGATTTACTTGTACTACTCGTCAACAAAAGGTTCTTACAATGTGCTTTCTCGCTTTACGATGAAAGGAGACGAGTTGTTGTTGGATTCGGAAAAAGAAATGTTGAAAGTCGAAACTCAGCGCGAAGAATGTTGCCACACGGGTGGTTCTATCGACTGGGACAAGGCTGGTAATATGTACCTTTCGACGGGCGATAATACCAACCCTCACGCTTCAAACGGATACAGTCCAAGCGACGAACGTCCAGGCCGCAGCCCTTGGGATGCCCAAAAGTCAAGTGCCAATACCAACGATTTGCGAGGTAAAATCCTCAGAATTAAACCCCAAGCGGACGGGACTTACACGATTCCAGAAGGGAACCTTTTTAGCCCCCCAGCCCCCAATGGGGGAGCTAAGGGGTGGTCGGCCACAAATGTTCCCCCATCGGGGGATAGGGGGCTAACCCGCCCTGAAATTTATACGATGGGTCACCGTAACCCATTCCGTATTTCGGTTGATCAAAAAACGGGCAAGTTGTATTGGGGAGACGTAGGCCCTGATGCTTCTAAACCAGACCCCAATCGCGGGGCGGCAGGTACGTGCGAGTTTGGACAGGCATCAAGTGCTGGAAACTACGGTTGGCCGCATTTTGTGGGCAACAACCAGCCGTACAACAAATTTAATTTTGACACCAAACAATCGGGTGAAAAGTGGGATGTATTTAAGCCAGTAAACAACTCACCCAACAACACAGGATTAGTACAGCTGCCTCCAGCGCAAGGAGCAATGATTTGGTACAGCTACGCCAAAAGCGAAGAGTTTCCGCTGTTGGGGGCGGGTGGTTGTAATCCCATGGCTGGACCCGTATATAACAAAGACAGATTTGCCAAAGCTGAACGCGCATTTCCGAGCTACTACGATGGTAAGTTTTTTGCCTACGAGTGGATGAGAGGTTGGGTTATGGCGGTAAGTTTTGATAAAGATGGAAACTACGCGTCGATGGAGCCATTTATGCCAAGTTATAAATTTAGTAATCCAATGGACATGGAGTTTGCCGATAATGGTGACTTGTACATGCTTGAATACGGTTCGGGTTGGTTTACGGCCAACGACGACGCGCGCCTGATACGTATAGAGTATAACGGTGGAAATCGGAAGCCAAAAATTGAAATGGCCGCCAACCAAATGGGGGGTGCTGTGCCGTTCAACTTGAAACTTTCTTCAAAAGGAACGTCGGATGCAGACGGTGATGTGTTGAAATACACGTGGAAAATTACCTCAAAGGCTGGGTTTAGTAAAATTGTGACGGCTCAGGATGCCAACGTGACTCTTGCTAAAGCAGGCGTTTACAAAGCCACTTTGACGGTTGATGATGGAAAAGGCGGCGTGAATTCGCAGTCAATGGAAATTACGGCTGGAAACGAGCCTCCAGTGTTGAGCCTCGACATGCCCAAAAGCAACAAGTCGTTTTACGTTTCCAATAAACCGTTTAACTACGACATCAAAGTCAATGACAAAGAAGATGGTTCGTTGGGGAAAGGCATCGAAGCCGAAAATGTGGCAGTGAGTATCGATTATCTTGCCGAAGGCTTCGACAAAAACATGATTGCCATGGGGCACCGTTCGGCGGATGCCAATGCCTTGGTAGCGACGGGTAAAAAACTCATCCAAGCCAGCGATTGTATGGCGTGCCATAGTGTCGATAAAAAATCAATTGGCCCTACTTACCGTGACGTAGCCAAGAAATATAAAGGTGACAACGCGGCATTGGAGCGCTTGACCAAGAAAGTAATCTCAGGAGGAAGTGGTGTGTGGGGAGAAACGGCCATGGCTGGACACCCACAACTTTCTACGGGCGATGCATCAGAAATGGTGAAGTATATTTTGAGTATTTCCGATGAAAAACCAAAGTCATTGCCAGTAAACGGTACTTACCTTGCCAAAGCCCCTGCGTCGGATAAAAGCAAAGGAGTATATATTGTTCGGGCAGCGTACGAAGATCAAGGGGCAAACGGCGTACCTGCGCTACGCTCTGAGCAAACCTTCTACCTTCGTAACTCGAAAGTGGACCCACATACGTTTGACGAATACAACGAGGTAAATAAGATGTCGTTTGGAGGAAATAACCTAGCAATTCCTTCAAAATCAGGGGCTTATTTGGGTATGAAAGAGGTCGATTTAGAAGGGGTGTCTGAAGTAATCATGTTGGCGTCAGCGCCTAAACCTCAGGTAAATGCGGCGGGTGGATTGGTTGAGTTACGCCTTGATTCGCCTACGGGGAAATTGATTGGTAAATCGGAGTTTTTGGAGCCTTCAGACAAAATGGATTTTGCCCCAAAAGTGCTTAAAATTCCAATTGCTGAGCCTGTCAATGACCGTAAATTACATAATGTATATGCCGTATTCCAAAATCCAAAGGCCGATGTCGCCACGCTGATGGTTGTGTCGGGAGCGGAGTTTAAACTACCAAGTATAGAAGCGGTGGAGGTAGAGCAACCTAAAGAAGCAGCGGCACCAGCCGACTTTTATGCGGGTAGCTGGGAGACGACCGTGATTGGTACGCCGCAGGGTGACGCCGTTATGTTGTTGAACCTTGAACGAAAAGATGGCAAACTGACGGGGACGATTAAGCCAAAAACGGGCGATATTCCCGCCGAAACGCTTGAAAAAGTAGAAGAAGTTGACGGTAAAATCATGATTTACTTCAAAATGTCTGGTTTTAATATCAACGTAAACCTTGAAAAAGTGGACGCTGACAATTTGAAGGGGTCAATGATGGGTATGTTTACCACCAAAGCAACACGTAGAAAGTAA